The following DNA comes from Hordeum vulgare subsp. vulgare chromosome 3H, MorexV3_pseudomolecules_assembly, whole genome shotgun sequence.
TACGTACTTCATTCTTTTGACTAAACGGAGGATAAAATTTAGACCCGCAAACTGATTACTCTCCTAAAATCCATCGTGCAGATGAGGCGTATGTCCAGTTCCACGACGAATCCTGGGGCGTTCCAGTGTACAGCGACGAGTACGACTCTGCCACATTTCCTCCCATTTTGTGTGTGTGCTTGTAGCATGCAAAAGTTCATCTTGACAAAACATAGTTATAAAAAGAACCATTTCGTTTACAAGTATATTCTGTTTTATTCTGCAGCCGCCTGTTCGAGCTGCTCACCCTGTCAGGGATGCTCATAGACCACAACTGGACAGAGATACTCAAGAGGAGGGACATGTACATGTAGGTGCTTCATCTCTCCCAACATTTGGGCAACAGCTGCCACTTTCCCCGTGAACCATGAATGGATATGAAAAATTGTGGAAAAATTGTTGATTACAGGGAAGCATTCGCGGGCTTCGATCCCAATCTGGTGGCGAAGCTGAATGAGGACGACATCGCCGTGATCAGCGCCAACAAGGAGCTCAAGCTAGCGGACTGCAGGGTGCGGTGCATCGTGGAGAACGCCAAGTGCATAAGAAAGGTGATTGCACCAACATGTTTAGCGAAATTCATCTAATAAAGATATTACAAGGGCGAGAAAAGTTTGCCATGAAACGGGGGAATGATGGCATGCATGGAGATGCTATATATGGACGTGTCGCGTAAACTTAACAAATTTGGATAAATGTGTAAAGCATTGCATACAAAACTTATGGCCATtgcatttgatttgcatgtgcagGTGGCCAAGGAGTTTGGGTCTTTCAGTGGGTACATCTGGGGGCACATGAACCACCGGCCTATGGTGGGTAAATACAAGCACCACAAGTACATCCCGCTCCGAACGCCCAAATCGGAGGGGGTGAGCAAGGACCTAATCCGACGGGGTTTCCGGCTCGTCGGCCCTGTCATTGTCTACTCCTTCATGCAAGCCTCTGGCATGGTCATCGATCACCTCGTCGGCTGCTTTCGGTTCTCTGAGTGTGTCCGCCTTGCTGAGCGGTCTTGGGGTATCACAAATGTCGCCACGTAGATGCCCAAGCACTCCAGTATCGTCTTGCTTGACATTCCAATGTTTGCTTAATTAACCCTTTTCCCCAAACTACGCAAGAGTTGTGtatcctttgttttttttttttttgattagTAATGTATGGGTTGGAAATTATGTGAAGTAGGCTACTAAGTTATGTTTTCCTTCGACTTGTGGTAGTGTGACAGGCATGTAAATTGCTATAATTAAGTTTTTTTTctgaacaagttaagaatatctcTTTTGTTTGGGCCTAAGGTTTTTTATTTGAGAAAAGTTTGGGCCTAAGTAAGGCCATGTATGATTAAGCATCTCTTTTGTTTGGGCCTAAGTAAGGCCACATATGAGTAACTAGCCCACAAATCCAGTCGAACAAAATGTCCATGATTTTCATACCTCCAAGCCGCACGTCCTATTTGGCGCGTATGTTGTCAAAAATAGTGACCAAGCGTGTACCCCACATCGCTGTTGTGTACGCTTAGGCTGGCCCACCTATATCCTTACCAATTTTGAGAAGGTTCAAGCCGCCTTTTCAATTTATTtagtttttctttcatttttctctGCTTTTTTTTCATGCTCATTCATTATTCaattttcattttattattttatttcatgtttatttactttttcttcttattttcttctttacttttattttctcttttttctttcttattcttatttttccGAACATCTTTCAAGTCCATGAATGATTTATGAAATCATTAGCCCTTTCTGAaatgataaaaaatatatatgcggaaaattatttttcacTCATGAATATTTCTTTAAAATTGTGAAAAAAATCAGTTTGACTACAATTGTTTTATAaattttgtgaacatttttcgTATTCATGAACATTGTTTTGGAACTAATTATTAATTTTTCAATCAACTTGTTTTGTGAAATTTGGGGAACAattaaattcatgaacattttttgaaatgcatgaaaaTTTATGTATATATTTTTAATCAATGAAATTTCTtgcaattgatgaactttttattAAACTTTTGGAACATTTTATATATCCACAAattttgtttaattttttttagatttttcagGAACATTTTGTgaatttgcaaacattttttcaaatttacaaacattttttgaaaatcaggAATATTTTTAATTccccaaacatttttcaaaattgtgaacATTATTTGAATATGCAAACATTTTCAAACCATGAACATAGTTTGAGTCCACGAACATATTTCCAAAATTGTGAACATATTTGAAGTCACAAGAATTTTGTGACTCTCTCAAATTATTTTTTTACTAAAATCACATTTTTTCTTAACCCgagttattttttttaaaaaaactagGGGCTTCCTGCCCCGCACATGGGCGGGCCAAAAAGGCTGCGGGTGGGAGTGGTCGGTGCGTGTCAGCTGGTTTCCCTGCGTGCACCACACCAAATAGAAGCTCCCCATTGTGGGAGTGGTGGGAGGACGTGTCTAAGGATGTACTCGTTCAAAGGGCCAACACTTTGGTTGAGCGAGTTTATGTATGGAATCGGAGTGTTCCATTTCAAAAAAGAAGGTTAAATTACCATCAAATTACCAATAAAATATATGCAAACACACTAATAAATATTATTCTGATTTAGAAATGTGTCGACATGGCGGTATGTGGTAATCATTCATATAGCGACAAATACCGACTCTCTCCCACTTGTTTCCTTCTCGATAATAATCATATCTTTCTAAGATCTAGATAtaccttctactccctccgtccggaaatacttgtcctagaaatggatataatggatgtatctataactaaaataagtctagatacattcatctctaggacaagtatttccggacggagggagtataacattAAGGGAAGTAGTAACTAGTGAATGCGCTCCCCCTTCGTTTTTATAAATCTTGACGTTGGACCGGAGCCACATCTGATTCCGAAACTAGTTCATTATACAATGAAATCCAGCGAGCGCATGATAACTCAAAATATTTTAGATATCCCACTAGCTAGCAATGCGCGGTTCCAGCAAGGAGACCAAGGATTGAATCCTAGACTCACTTTTTTTCTTCATTTTGAAAAGATGGCAAGTTTTCTAGAAAAACTTTACATGGGAGCTTATATTTTTGAACTATGCGAGTATGTCACATGCATGACAatttaatttttttccttttttacatGATATTCTGTATTATGAATATATGATATTTTTATATTTAAAAGATGGCAATTTTTATTATCAAGAGATGAAGTTTTTTGTTATTAAGTAGAGATGGCATTTTTGTTTGTTAAGAGATTGCATTTTTTGTTTATTAAGAGATGACATGTTTTATATTAAgggatgtaatttttattattaaGGGATGACATCTTTAATTAGTAAGGGGGCAATTTTTTATATTAAGAGATGGCATTTTAAATTAAGAGATATTAAAGgatgattttttttattattaagagatatttttttgtttattAATAGATAGCATTTTTTTAATTAAGATATGAAAATTTTATTATTATGGGATTACATTTTTTGTTTATTAAGAGTTGGCATTTTTGTATTAAGAGATgacatttttattattattaagaGATGTCATGTTTTATTATTAAGATATGGCATATTAATAGATGGTATTTTTATACTAAGAGATGTCATTTTTTTGTTTATTAAAAGATGACATTCTTATATTAAGATATGACATTTTTATCATGACATTTTTTGTTCACATGGCAACTCAAATTATAGGTCGTGGCAAGTTTAAATACATTTCCAATATCCATACTTAATTTATGACACGAAGGATGACATTGCACAAATTTAGAGTATGACATTTTCAAAATTTAGGTTTTACTCTTTTTTACAAGAAAATGCTTTATTTGTCCATGCCTTTTTTATTAACAAAAATAGTTAACCGAGTGTTTTGGCTTAGTTGGGATCGCCTTGGCCCATGTCCCCAACGAATGATCTAGAGCATTAGCTTGGAGATGCTCCCCCTAGAGAACGAATCGTTTGATGGGAGTAGCACCGAGCTGATCGATTGCCACGTGTTTATAGCAATGTATATGCGCATAGACCCAACTATATCTAGAGTATTACGAACCAATAAGATGTTCAAGAGTAATTTGAATTCATTGGTGTTCATGCATGGAGATTGAACCATACCTTCTATAGCATtaaatgcatctagagtattactaCCCAAAAAGCCACCTCTAGTTATAGTGTCTACAATGGGTCTATTCCATAAAGTTACACCAATGTAAAATGTTTTGTCAAGCCCAGGGGCCTTTAGGCAATTTTGGACCTATTTTGAACGTCCTGAATTCTATACCAAACATATTTTAGATTGTACCATCCCCTTTGCTTAAGTTGGTGTACTTCTAACTCGGGAGCGGTGGTAAAAAGTGAAGAACTAGCCATAATAAGAAGGTAAAATAAAAGTAACTACTTGTTGTAATAAAATTATTTGATATTAAAAGGAAATACAAAgagtgaaataaataaataaaaggaaaacTGCTAAACACCGCTATACACTTGGGCTCCATGTCTATAGCGTAGGCCTAGCCGAGATGGGAGGTCATCCCCTACCTTTGTTCATCCCAAGCATGGTGGACGACTTAGCcaaattcagtatatgtaaagtgtAGGTACATGGACTTGCGATGAATAAatatggatgacattcatcatgtaacacttacacactagagcgacacataattagctctaattcatcaatataatataggcatgtattccatatatagtcatacgtgcttgcgagaaGAACTTGaatggcatcttttgtcctaccctcccatggcaccggggtcctaatggaaactaagggatattaaggcctccttttaatagagaactggaacaaagcattaacacatggtgaatacatgaaatcctcatactaccgcaatcatcggaaagaatcccaattattgtcaccttggggatgCGGTtcataacacgtaataggtgcatacaacttgcaagataggatctaaagacATTCATATTCCgagaaaatataataggttcaaatctgaaatcgtggcactcggcCCCTACTGGCAAGCATTAAgagtagcaaagtcatagcaacatcaatcgcaaaacataatggatactagggatcaagacccatcaacttaactcgattacatgatcaatctcatccaaaagtcatcaccgtccaacaagcctacaaaggaattactcactcccagtaGTGaggatcatggaattgttgatggagaagggttggtgatgatcacGATGGCGAATACCCTCTCCGGTGCcccaaacgaactccagatcagccctcccaagaaagaacaagaggtggcggcgggtccagcaacatgacctccaagatagggttaccgtaccactctggaatagtacgtgatcttgtcgacctacgaggtttgtagtaacttgatcctgaagcttcatgatcactatcatcagcttccacttcaactggtgtaggtgccacaggaacaacttcatgtgccttGTTACAcagtggttgaagtgacggttcaataacctcatcaagttccaccatcctcccactcaattctttcgagaaaaaactttttctcgagaaaggacccgtttctagaaacaaacactttgattccggatctgagataggaggtatacccaactattttgggtgtcctatgacgatgcatttatccgccttgggttcgagcttatcacgccgaaactttttcacataagcgtcgcaccccaaacttttaagaaatgacaacttaggtttctccaaaccatagttcatacgatgtcatctcaatggaattacgtggtgccctatttaaagtgaatgcggttgtctctaatgcataactcaaaaacgatagtggtaattcgataagagacatcatagtatgcaccataaccAATATGGCGAGGCTATGAcgtatcacaccatggtgttccaggtggcattatgtgtgaaacaatttccacattgtcttaaatgtgtaccaaactcgcaactcagatattcatctgcacgatcatatcatagacattttatcctcttgtcatgacgatcttcaactttacgctcaaattacttgaacctttcaataattaagACTTGTGTTTTAtgaagtaaatataccagtacctactcaaatcatgtgtgaagtaagaatataatgatatccactgcgtgcctcagcactcattggactgcatacatcaaaatgtattacttgcaACAAGTCactctcttgttccatctcactcgaaaacgaggccttcagtcatcttgcccatgatttgcatgtctcaagtaattcaaaatcaagtgagtacaaacgatccatctgcatggagtttcttcatgcgtttacaccaataggcatggttcttaTGTCTCAAAGGattcaaaaaatgagtgagtccaaagatccatcaatatggagcttcttcatgcgttttacactaatataactcaagcggcagtgccacaagtaagtggtaatatcattactactttgtatctttttgcatcaaatattatgaacatgtgtatcactacgatcgagattcaataaatcatggaaggtatttattcaagaaaacagaataaccattattctctttaaacgaataatcgtattgcaataaacacagtctaatcatgttcatgctcaacgcaaacaccaaatatcatttatttaggttcaacactaatctcgaaagtagagggagcgtgcgatggtgatcacatcaactttggcaacacttccaacacacatcgtcacctcgcctttagctagtctccgtttattctgtagcttttatttcgagttactaacacttagcaaccgaatcggtatctaataccccggtgctactaggagtactagtaaagtacacatcaatatcatgtatatccagtatacttttgttgactttgccagccttctcatctaccaagtaactagggtagttccgctccagtgactattcccctcattatagaagcacttagtctcgggttttgggtttaaccttgggtttcctcactagagtggcaactggtttgcctttcatgaagtatcccttattgcccttgcccttctctaaactagtggttttactaaccattaacacttgattctcctacttgatttctacctttgcggtgtcaaacatcgcgaataactcagggatcatcatattcatccccgatatgctatagttcatcatggagctccagtagcttggtggcagtgactttggagaaccatcactatctcatctggaagattaactcccactcgattcaagtgattgtagcgctCAGACgatctgagtacatgctcaacgattgagcttttctcccttactttgtagacaaagaatcttgtcggaggtctcatacctctcaacaagggcacgagcctgaaatcccaatttcatatcTTGGAACATCACGTATGTCCCgtaacgttcaaaacatcttcagtgcctcaattctaagccggtttaagcattatgcactaaactatcatgtagtcataaaaaacgtgtatgtcagatgttcgcaacatccacacacgacgttcggggttcagcacaccgagcggtgcattaaggacataatccttgtgtgtagtgatacgtctccaacgtatctataattttttactgttccatgatgatatattattattcttggatgtgttacaatcattttatagtcatttattatcactttttggtactaacctattgacatagtgccaagtgccagttgttgttttccggATGtgtttttacatcgcaggaaatcaataccaaacggagtccaaacgcaacgAAACTTTTTTGGGGCCAAAAGACATTCAGTGGGCCACGAACGCAcgtgaggggagctccgatgggagcacaaccgtgacagcccgatgtcggtgttccagaagattccccttttttccgtttccgtcgtgtgattagttttatttgttgcaccatcatttagtttgcatcatcgcatcatgcatgtcatcttgcatcgtttgtcacgtgtggtgtattgagtgttgtgcttcgagtgatcaccacgtcgtagagcgatagtagttccccctctctctcctcttatttctttctttgtggttttgctaaagtttcgttttaacccctatttttaaaataaagattcgtcttcttttaaagaaaattattttattaaatgtgggggcaacccctaggttttgctttattttatttttctttgtttttttaaaaaaactagagacccttttatttataaaaggggtttgatttttattattcttttgtaaacgggttttaattttaattcttcaaaaggttttattttatttatttcaaaaatgcccaactatttcttgtaGTTGGGAATATGTTTTTCAAGGGATTCaaaggcatttattttattttatttttgttaaaaacttttctttgtttaaaattttctgtttttaaaagatTTAAAGAGAAAAAACCAACGGGGGAGgaccccaggccaaggcccagccggccaaggcccaggcctccCCTCCCCAGCCCTAGCGTCGCGAGCCAGCCTCGCTCGATCCCTTTCCTCCCGTCAGCGCCGTCGTCTTCGAGCTTCCCTCGCCCTGTTCCCTCCTcgttccccttcttcctcccctcgcctccctgtCCCAGGCCCTCGGTCCTTGTCAGCAGCTCTCCCCGCGTGCCTTCGGCTTGCGCCGCCCCCGAGCAGCCCCTCCGTCGCGCTGCTCGCCCCGCCGGCCTCCGTCCTGCCGTGGGCCGCCCTCCTACAGCAGGCCATGGTCGTTGCCAGCCCCGCACGCGAGCAGGAGCTCGCCGAGCAGCAGCTCCCCTGCCGCG
Coding sequences within:
- the LOC123440557 gene encoding DNA-3-methyladenine glycosylase, whose amino-acid sequence is MLSTTAHHSSRQTHAFDKSPSRSRHGSATKNGSIDRKLQLQAMSHASKYLQRMLVCPPGLGGGVRRSGSGLSLSSLSLSQNSSDSSLSSSNSSSWEPKVPLIYGGTFSPWGDVLVSLERRKGDDCDYDDKVSGRDAEDEEDFDCSEPGGLHRCSWITKNSDEAYVQFHDESWGVPVYSDDRLFELLTLSGMLIDHNWTEILKRRDMYMEAFAGFDPNLVAKLNEDDIAVISANKELKLADCRVRCIVENAKCIRKVAKEFGSFSGYIWGHMNHRPMVGKYKHHKYIPLRTPKSEGVSKDLIRRGFRLVGPVIVYSFMQASGMVIDHLVGCFRFSECVRLAERSWGITNVAT